A window of Nocardia arthritidis genomic DNA:
GGCAGCGCCGACACCCGGATCGTCTCGCGGTCGGGCGGCCGCGGCAAGGTCTCGTCCACCAGCAGCTCGGTCCGATCCGCGATCAGCAATCGGCCCGACCGGCCCTGTGCCGGTGGACCTTCGATGATCGCCTCGTCCAACGCCCGCATCGACCGCGCGGGCGCGGCGCGGGCCAGCAGCTGGTCGCGGATCGAACGCCAGCGCAATTCCTGCTGCCGGGCCGCGTCCTCGGTGTCGTGCGAATCGTCGAAACATACCGAGACGAACGGCCCCTCGTGTTCGGCCACCCGGCGGATATCCACGGCCGTCACCGGAATCGCCCGGCCGACTCGGCCCGCGCCTGTCCGATGAACTCGTAATACCGCATGCTGTTTCTCCTTTCGCGACTCACCCCGCGGTCTGAGCGAATACGGGGTTGTGGTGCCGCCGGTGTCCAACCATCCAGCGCAACACCGGATCGGGCCCGAGCGGCGGTAGCGGCGGTTCCACCGGATCCGGGCCCGGCTCACGCGGCACCGGATCCCGGCCCGGCGGACGCAGCGGCCGCGGATCGGGTCCCGGTGGTTTCGGCAACCGCGGCACCGGATCGGGTCCGGGTGGGTGCGGCAGCGGATCGGGTACCGGACCGGGATGGGGTGGGAACGGCGGAGTCGGCGGCCGGTCCGGGTCCGGCGGCGCCGGTTCCGGGTCGGGATGCGGCGGTTCGGGAGTCGGCGGGGCCGGATCGGGCACCGGGATGGGCGGCACCGTCATCGCCGGTTCCGGTCCGAACATCTTGTGTGCATGGATCATTCGCTTCTCACCTCCCGGCGTGACCGGAATGCCCCTACACAGCACGGCGCACGGCCTCGATCACGCCACGCTGTGCGGATACCCCTTGATCGATGGCCGAATCGTGATCTGATCCGCGGTTACATCACCGCCCGATTCGATTGATCCGCCGGTGGCCGGGTAGCCGCAGAATGCTCGGCCGACAGGGCCGGGCACCGAAGAATGCAGGGAAGGAGACAGCATGGTCGACTATCCGCAACACGCTGCGGCAGGCACACCGCGGACCTCGACTGTTGGCGAACTCGACGGCAGCAGGCTGGGTGGGCCGCCCGCCATCACCGTCGACGGCCTGGTGCTGCTCGCCGGGCTCTTCACGGCGATAACCCCGTGGGTCGTCGACAGATTCACGGGCGAACAACGGCTCACGATCCAGAATCTGGTGCTGGGCCTGGCAGTCGCGACAGTGGGACTGGTCCTGACCGTGTTCCCGACGCGCGGCTACGCGCTCAGCTGGGTGCTGATCCCGATCGGTGTCTGGGAGTTGATCACCCCGTGGGTGATCGGCCCGCGGCCCGACGCCATCATCTGGACGAATGTCGTCATGGGCATCGTGATCGGCGTCCTCGGCCTGGCGGCCACCGGCCTGCTGGTGTCCGCCGCGACCAACCTGCGGAAGGCCGGCCCGGCTCCGCAGGCCAGAACCGCGCCGAGCTGATCCGCCACGAGTGATCTGTCAATCGAAACCCCCTGCGGTGCACAAACATCGCCGGGGGTTTCCCGAACCATCGGGTTTCGATCGAGACAACCCGGGCATGCCGAGCCCATGAGAGTCGCGATGGTGTCCGAACAGGCCAGCCCGCTCACCGCGTCGAGCGGGCAGCATCGGCACGTCGCGGCGCTGTCCGGTGCGCTGGCCGGGCGCGGGCACGACGTGACGGTATATACCCGGCGCGAGGATCCGCGCGTACCCGATGAGGTGGATTCCGCCGACGGCTACCGGGTGGTGCACGTGCCGGCCGGGCCGCCGCGACACCTGCCCGAGGACAAGCGGCTGCCGTTCCTCGGCGAATTCGGCTCCTATCTCCGGCGGCGCTGGTCGCTCCGGCCGCCGGATGTGGCGCATGCCCACTTCTGGCTGTCCGGGCTGGTGACCGAGCTGGCCGCCCGCGATCTGAAAGTGCCTGTGGTGCAGACCTTTCACACCTTGGGCAGTGTGCGGCAACGGCACCGGATCGCCGAGCCGACACCGCGTCCGCGCATCCGGTTCGAGCGGTTGATCGCGCTGCGCGCCTCCCGCGTGCTCGCGGGCAGCGGTGACGAGCTGCTCGAGCTGACCCGAATGGGCGTGCCGCGCAATCGGATATCGGTGGTGCCGTGCGGGGTCGATTTGAATATCTTCACCCCCTACGGCCGCGCCGCCGATCGCACCGCTGCGCTGCACCGGCTGGTTTCCGTCGGTGATCTGGTGCGGCACAAGGGATTCGATACCGCCATCGAGGCGCTCGCGCACCTTCCGGTCACCGAGCTGCTGATCGCGTGCGCCGCGGCGCCCGAACCCGACGAGGAGCGAAGGCTGTATCGGCTGGCCACCGAAACCGGTGTCGCGGAACGGGTTCGGATCGTCGACCGGTTGTCGCGGCCGCGGATCGCCGAACTGCTGCGCTCGGCCGATGTGGTGGTGTGCACCCCGAGGTACGAAAGTTTCGGCATGGCGCCGCTGGAGGCGATGGCCTGTCGCCGCCCCGTGGTGGCGACAGCGGTCGGTGGAATGACCGATACCGTCGTCGACGGCGTCACCGGCCGCCTCATCCCGGCGCTCGATCCGTCCGCGCTGGCCAGAGCGGTGCGGCCGCTGCTGGAGGATGCCACGCTGCGCGAGGTCTGGGGCGCCGCGGGCCACGCGCGGGCGCGCACCCGCTACTGCTGGCCGCGCATCGCGGGCGAAACCCTCGGCGCCTACCGCCGCGCGGCGCCACTGACCGTCGGCGAGCCGGCATCGTCGGCGCACTGACCGAGACAGGAAGGGCCGATGGATCCTCGGCCGCGACAGCCATAAATCCATCGTGGCCGGTCTGGTGTTCTCCGGGCTGCGGCCGTACTGGATCGCGCCGAGATGGGATGCGGCCCGGCATTTTTCGTATCCGCCGTCACCGGAGCAGGTCGGCGCGGCGCTGACCGGTGGTCGACTGTCTGCGATCCGGGGTGGCCGCCGGGATGAACGTGCCGGATCCCGCCGATCCGGAGCTGAGGACCCTGCGCGTGGTGGCCAGAACCTGAGCTCAGAGTTCGGCGCACACCCTGCGCAGATCGGCGAGGAAGGCCGCGTACGCCTGCTCGTAGTCGGGGGCGCGCAGCACCGCGGACGGGTGCACCGTCGCCATCACCCGGTATTCCGCGAGCGACACCACTTCGCCGCGCCGCTCGCTGACCTTGAAATCGGGGCCCAGCAACGCTTTCGCCGCGATAGCGCCCAGGCAGACCACGAGTTTCGGTGTCACCAGCCGCAATTCGGCGGCCAGCCACGGCGAGCACGCGTAGATCTCGGTGCGGCCCGGCTGCTTGTGGATTCGTCGCTTACCCCGTTCGACAAATTTGAAATGTTTGACCGCGTTCGTCAAATAGACCGTGTCCCTGTCGATTCCAGCCTCGGCGAGTGCGCGATCGAGCAGTCGGCCTGCCGGGCCGACGAACGGCCGCCCCTGCCGGTCCTCCTGGTCGCCGGGCTGCTCGCCGACCAGGACGAGCGTCGCATCGGGCGGCCCAGCGCCGAAAACGGTCTGGGAGGCGCCGATATACAGCGCACAGCCATGGCATCCGGCGGCCGCCGCGCGCAGCTGCGGCAGATCGGCGTCCGCGGGCACGAATTCGGCGGCACCCGGTGCTTTCACAGTCCACCTCCGGCGTCTGGGTACGGTCCGGATAGCCCGCGACGACCGTCGCGAAACCGATCTTTACTCCCGTTCCTTCGGGGTAGCCGGGGAATATGACGATCTCGACGGATATGACGGCCCCCGCGCTGCCCGCACCGCGCGGCGAACTGTCGGCGGCGCTGATCGAGCGCCTGCGGGACAGCCCGGGCCGCCCGCTGTGCCGGGTCGGCGATACCGACCCGTACGGCGAAGACCTGCACTGCGCCCTGCACACCTGCTACGAACTGCACTATCACGGCTTCTCGACGGTGGATCCGGATTGGGAATGGGATCCGGAGCTGCTGCGATTCCGCGCCGCGCTGGAGACCCGATTCGGTGCCGCGCTGCGCGCCGATGTCGCGGGCGGCGACGATCTCGCGACCGAGCTGGACCGGATGCTCACCGAACCGGCGGAACCGGGCGGCCTCAGCGAATATCTGCGCGCGGAGGGCGAATTGTGGCAATTGCGCGAGTATTTCGTGCACCGGTCCATCTACCACCACAAGGAGGCCGATCCGTATATCTGGGTGGTGCCGCGGCTGACCGGTCAGCCGAAGGCCGCGCTGGTCGCGGTGGAATTCGACGAATTCGGCGGCGGGCGGGGCGACCGGGTACACGCCAGACTGTTCGCGGATCTGTTGGCGGGCACCGGATTACACGACGGCTACCTGCACTACCTCGATGCCGTACCGGCGCCGATGCTCGCGGTGGTGAACATGATGTCGCTGTTCGGTCTGCATCGCGGCCTGCGCGGCGCGCTGATCGGGCATTTCGCCACGGTGGAGATCACCTCGCCGCCCGGTGCGCGGCGCATGGTCGCGGCGCTGGAGCGGCTCCATCCGGATCCGGCGTGCCTGCGGTTCTATCGGGAGCACGTGACGGCCGACGCCGTGCACGAACAGGTGATGCGCCACGATGTGCTCGGCAATTTGATTGCCCAACAACCGGATTCGATCACCGATCTGGTATTCGGGATACAGGCGACCAACCTGCTCGAGGACCGCTTCGCCGCCCGGGTGCTCGACAGTTGGCGGGCGGGCCGCAGCTCGCTGCGCGAACCGGTCCGGGGTGCGGTATGACCGCGCCCGACCGAGACCGCAGGCGGGTGCTGTTCACCCCCGACGGACCCGCGCTGATCCAGGGTCCGGTGGAACTGGTGCTGCCGGACGGCAAAACGATCTGCTCCGATCGCTTCATGGTCGCGATCTGCCTGTGCAAGCGGTCGCGGAACTACCCGCTGTGCGATACCAGTCATCGCAAGCGGCGCAGAGGCGACTCGTAACAGGCCGCGCCGCACCACGATCGCCGACGCGACAACCGAATCACCCGCGCTGCCGAGTGATTCGATCGGCCCGCACCACCACCAGCTCCTCCGTCCGCTGTCCCGGTGCGATACGGCCCGTCGCCTCCAGCCAACGGGCGCGCCTGCGCAGCACCGGACCGAACGGAACCGTCCGGCGGGCCACCACGGCGGTCTTCAACCCACCGGCCCGCAGCAGCGCGATGGTGCGGTCGCAGTCGCACAGCGCCGACTGCACCAGCAGCGCGATCCCGTCCGCGGCGAGCAGGGTCGGCAATTTCAGGCACAGCCGGTCGAGTACCGCCCGGCCGTCGGAGCCCGCGTCCCAGGCGACGGCGCGGCCGAGCGCGGGCGGTTCGGCGGCCGACGGCACATACGGCGGGTTGGCGACCACCACGTCGAAGCGCCGTCCCGCCACCGCCTCCGCGAAATCGCCGCGCAATAGCTCGAGGCGCACACCGTGCAGCCTGCCGTTGAGCCGGGTAGCGGCGATGGCCGCGCGCGAGAGATCGACGGCGGTGACCGACCCGGCGCCGAGCCGTGCCGCGTGGATGGCCAAAACGCCACTGCCGGTACAGATGTCGAGCACGCTGCCGCCCGGTGGCAGCGCGGCGCCGCACATCGCGGCGGCGAGCAACCAGGTATCGGCCTGCGGGCGGTAAACGGTGGGTGGTCGGATGAGGCGCACGCCTCCGGAATAACTCGGAATCGCCCGGCTAATCCTCGGCGCGCCGGACGAGTCGGCGTTTACCGCCGCGCTTGCGCGGTACTGCGGTGCGGAAACACCCGACCCGAGGAGGCATGATGAGCAAGGTCAACCCGATCGAACTGCAGAAATCGCTGCAC
This region includes:
- a CDS encoding SPW repeat protein; the encoded protein is MVDYPQHAAAGTPRTSTVGELDGSRLGGPPAITVDGLVLLAGLFTAITPWVVDRFTGEQRLTIQNLVLGLAVATVGLVLTVFPTRGYALSWVLIPIGVWELITPWVIGPRPDAIIWTNVVMGIVIGVLGLAATGLLVSAATNLRKAGPAPQARTAPS
- a CDS encoding glycosyltransferase, giving the protein MRVAMVSEQASPLTASSGQHRHVAALSGALAGRGHDVTVYTRREDPRVPDEVDSADGYRVVHVPAGPPRHLPEDKRLPFLGEFGSYLRRRWSLRPPDVAHAHFWLSGLVTELAARDLKVPVVQTFHTLGSVRQRHRIAEPTPRPRIRFERLIALRASRVLAGSGDELLELTRMGVPRNRISVVPCGVDLNIFTPYGRAADRTAALHRLVSVGDLVRHKGFDTAIEALAHLPVTELLIACAAAPEPDEERRLYRLATETGVAERVRIVDRLSRPRIAELLRSADVVVCTPRYESFGMAPLEAMACRRPVVATAVGGMTDTVVDGVTGRLIPALDPSALARAVRPLLEDATLREVWGAAGHARARTRYCWPRIAGETLGAYRRAAPLTVGEPASSAH
- a CDS encoding UdgX family uracil-DNA binding protein (This protein belongs to the uracil DNA glycosylase superfamily, members of which act in excision repair of DNA. However, it belongs more specifically to UdgX branch, whose founding member was found to bind uracil in DNA (where it does not belong), without cleaving it, appears to promote DNA repair by a pathway involving RecA, rather than base excision.) — protein: MKAPGAAEFVPADADLPQLRAAAAGCHGCALYIGASQTVFGAGPPDATLVLVGEQPGDQEDRQGRPFVGPAGRLLDRALAEAGIDRDTVYLTNAVKHFKFVERGKRRIHKQPGRTEIYACSPWLAAELRLVTPKLVVCLGAIAAKALLGPDFKVSERRGEVVSLAEYRVMATVHPSAVLRAPDYEQAYAAFLADLRRVCAEL
- a CDS encoding iron-containing redox enzyme family protein, encoding MTISTDMTAPALPAPRGELSAALIERLRDSPGRPLCRVGDTDPYGEDLHCALHTCYELHYHGFSTVDPDWEWDPELLRFRAALETRFGAALRADVAGGDDLATELDRMLTEPAEPGGLSEYLRAEGELWQLREYFVHRSIYHHKEADPYIWVVPRLTGQPKAALVAVEFDEFGGGRGDRVHARLFADLLAGTGLHDGYLHYLDAVPAPMLAVVNMMSLFGLHRGLRGALIGHFATVEITSPPGARRMVAALERLHPDPACLRFYREHVTADAVHEQVMRHDVLGNLIAQQPDSITDLVFGIQATNLLEDRFAARVLDSWRAGRSSLREPVRGAV
- a CDS encoding CDGSH iron-sulfur domain-containing protein is translated as MTAPDRDRRRVLFTPDGPALIQGPVELVLPDGKTICSDRFMVAICLCKRSRNYPLCDTSHRKRRRGDS
- a CDS encoding HemK2/MTQ2 family protein methyltransferase, which translates into the protein MRLIRPPTVYRPQADTWLLAAAMCGAALPPGGSVLDICTGSGVLAIHAARLGAGSVTAVDLSRAAIAATRLNGRLHGVRLELLRGDFAEAVAGRRFDVVVANPPYVPSAAEPPALGRAVAWDAGSDGRAVLDRLCLKLPTLLAADGIALLVQSALCDCDRTIALLRAGGLKTAVVARRTVPFGPVLRRRARWLEATGRIAPGQRTEELVVVRADRITRQRG